In Pontiella agarivorans, the genomic window CTGCACATTGGCCCTGCTCGGCATCTCATCGTCTTTTGCAGAAGGAAAAACCGACGAAGAAACCGAACTGGAAAAGCAGGAAGCTCTGGAAGAGCGGCTGGCGCTGGAACAGGAAATCAAGGGCCGGTTCAGTTATTCCTTTAATGATATCGCCGAGCAACTGGTCACGGTTTCGTGCTCCGGCCCGCAGGGTCGCAGTTCGGGCAGCGGCTTTGTGGCCACCCTCGATGGAAAAACCTACCTTTTCACCAATCAGCACGTCATTCTCGGAGCCGAAACGATTTCCTTTAAAACCGCAACGGGTCGGCTGCTGCGCCCCCGTAGCGTTGAGCTCGCGGCACGGCGCGACATTGCCCGCCTGCTGTTGCAGGACACCGAAGGACTGCGCGTTTCCGAATCCATGCAGAAGGAGGATCCGGTCGGCGTCTTCGGCAACAGCGAAGGCGGCGGCGTGGCGACCGAACTCTACGGAAAAGTTACCGGCATCACCCCCGACAAAGTGGAGGTCAGTGCCGACTTTGTCTCGGGAAACAGCGGCAGCCCGGTGCTCAATCTCGATCAGGAGGTCATCGGTATCGCCAGCTATGTCAGCTGGAAAACCGATAAAGATGATGAAACGGTGACCCGCCGCTTCTGCTACCGTCTGACGGATGAACAATGGGGCGCGGTGAACTGGAAAAAGTATAACGAAAAATACGGAAAACTCTACATCCGGAACGAGCGGCTCATCGACTCGATTTTCGACGCCGCCACCATCTGGTACGGGAATCCCTTCAGCCGCATGTCCTTCGAAGACCACCGCGATGCCGGACTGCGCAAGTGGGCCGATGAACACAACCGCATGATTAACCGAATTGAACGTACCATGGACAAGCGCCTCACCCAGCGCGAACTCAACAACGTCAATAAATCAATCCGGCGCGATATGTTTGACAGTGCGGAAGATCTTTCCGAGGCCTGCCGGAACCGGGCGCACCAGATGCAGTTTCTTGCTGAACAGAAGGAGCTGACCGGTTTCCTGCGCAACGCCTTCGAACGGCTCGCCGCCCGAATGAACTATGCCGCCGGTGAAATTGAAGAATATGGATCTAAACTGGCGGAACACAACTATTTCTATTTCGAATCAGAGCCGACAAGCTCGTACTGACGATCCCGAGAAAGATAACCGTTACGACCG contains:
- a CDS encoding trypsin-like peptidase domain-containing protein, yielding MPLNILPRLFCTLALLGISSSFAEGKTDEETELEKQEALEERLALEQEIKGRFSYSFNDIAEQLVTVSCSGPQGRSSGSGFVATLDGKTYLFTNQHVILGAETISFKTATGRLLRPRSVELAARRDIARLLLQDTEGLRVSESMQKEDPVGVFGNSEGGGVATELYGKVTGITPDKVEVSADFVSGNSGSPVLNLDQEVIGIASYVSWKTDKDDETVTRRFCYRLTDEQWGAVNWKKYNEKYGKLYIRNERLIDSIFDAATIWYGNPFSRMSFEDHRDAGLRKWADEHNRMINRIERTMDKRLTQRELNNVNKSIRRDMFDSAEDLSEACRNRAHQMQFLAEQKELTGFLRNAFERLAARMNYAAGEIEEYGSKLAEHNYFYFESEPTSSY